Proteins encoded together in one Candidatus Neomarinimicrobiota bacterium window:
- a CDS encoding deoxynucleoside kinase → MRNLYYIAVEGVIGVGKTSLCTIIGEYFTAKVVYEKFEENPFLEDFYKDRERFAFQTQLYFLLSRYRQHQEMMQVDLFHKLLVSDYMFVKDKIFANINLSDKELSLYNSVVTLLEKDIPNPDIVVYLQSSTERLMENIRDRGRHYEELITEDYIQELNDAYNDFFLRYESSPLLIVNSTDIDFVNVESDRESLLEKIRQPFSGTRYYNPKGM, encoded by the coding sequence GTGAGAAATCTATATTATATTGCGGTAGAGGGCGTGATAGGTGTCGGAAAAACAAGCCTTTGTACTATAATCGGAGAATACTTTACGGCAAAAGTGGTTTATGAGAAGTTTGAAGAAAATCCGTTCTTGGAGGATTTTTACAAGGACAGGGAAAGGTTTGCGTTTCAAACCCAGTTGTATTTTTTATTGAGCCGGTACAGGCAGCATCAGGAGATGATGCAGGTAGATTTGTTTCATAAGCTTCTCGTATCTGATTATATGTTCGTAAAGGATAAGATTTTTGCGAATATCAACCTTTCGGATAAAGAGTTGTCGCTTTATAACTCGGTCGTTACACTTCTTGAAAAGGATATCCCGAATCCGGATATTGTCGTTTATCTTCAGTCCTCGACCGAGAGGCTCATGGAGAACATCCGGGATAGGGGAAGACATTACGAGGAGTTGATCACGGAAGATTACATACAGGAGTTGAACGACGCTTATAACGATTTTTTCCTCCGTTACGAGAGCAGCCCACTATTGATAGTCAATTCAACGGACATTGATTTTGTGAATGTTGAAAGCGATAGGGAAAGCCTTTTAGAGAAGATCAGGCAACCGTTTTCCGGGACGAGATATTATAATCCCAAGGGAATGTAA
- a CDS encoding 16S rRNA (uracil(1498)-N(3))-methyltransferase, translating to MPQTKNRDFFYVDSSHVTNGVLKLTGGEAHHIQNVFRKKKGDIIWAVNGKGTAYETNIVDFGDDAVTCTIAKTFPEYNEPEIKLKLGLGILKSSHVEEVLNSCIQLGLTELVPLNSSRSEKKSLNRARLEKIAIAAMKQCGRSRLTKISDPTGLTQFVSDSSGDDLKLIGVMDRRLPSLNTLLNGLNGVLVKNVSVLIGPEGDFTEDEIETALNSGFKAVSLGIRRLRSETASTVIVSQVMAHYDGRTAE from the coding sequence ATGCCGCAAACAAAAAACCGTGATTTTTTTTACGTAGATTCCTCCCACGTAACTAACGGTGTCCTTAAATTGACCGGAGGAGAAGCTCATCATATTCAAAATGTTTTCCGCAAGAAAAAGGGTGATATCATCTGGGCTGTTAACGGCAAAGGAACAGCCTACGAAACAAACATTGTAGATTTCGGGGACGATGCCGTAACGTGTACAATTGCCAAGACTTTTCCGGAGTATAATGAGCCTGAAATAAAATTGAAGCTTGGCTTGGGAATACTGAAATCCTCTCATGTGGAGGAAGTGTTGAACAGCTGCATACAGCTCGGATTAACGGAACTTGTTCCTTTGAACAGCTCCCGTTCGGAGAAAAAATCGCTTAACCGGGCAAGACTCGAAAAGATTGCGATTGCTGCGATGAAACAGTGTGGAAGGAGCAGGTTGACCAAAATCAGCGATCCGACCGGGTTAACCCAATTCGTCTCTGATTCATCGGGAGATGATTTGAAGTTAATCGGCGTCATGGACCGCCGGCTCCCTTCATTAAACACCTTGCTAAACGGATTAAACGGCGTGTTGGTAAAAAATGTATCCGTACTGATCGGACCGGAAGGCGATTTCACCGAGGATGAGATAGAAACAGCGCTTAACAGCGGATTCAAGGCGGTGTCGTTAGGAATCAGACGATTACGCTCGGAAACGGCGTCAACCGTGATTGTGTCTCAAGTTATGGCGCACTATGATGGAAGAACCGCGGAATGA
- a CDS encoding ATP-binding protein → MVVISSKHLEIRSKISELSEVAALTESIGEEAGFSSDEIDDITISVTEAVNNAIKHGNKENESLKVDISYTVDEDKISVEVKDQGGGFEMDGVKDPRIGENLLRDDGRGILIMKTLMDEVNVTSGEDGTVVQLIKFIETEN, encoded by the coding sequence GTGGTAGTTATTTCTTCCAAACACCTTGAGATTCGGAGCAAAATTTCCGAACTGTCGGAAGTGGCTGCTCTAACCGAAAGCATAGGCGAAGAAGCGGGTTTTTCAAGCGATGAGATCGACGATATTACGATTTCTGTAACAGAAGCCGTCAACAACGCGATTAAGCATGGCAATAAAGAAAACGAATCTTTAAAAGTAGATATATCGTATACAGTAGATGAAGATAAAATCAGCGTGGAAGTAAAAGATCAGGGTGGCGGATTTGAGATGGACGGAGTGAAAGATCCGAGGATAGGCGAAAACCTGCTCAGGGACGACGGAAGAGGTATACTGATTATGAAAACACTTATGGACGAAGTTAATGTAACTTCCGGTGAGGACGGAACGGTTGTTCAGCTGATAAAATTCATAGAAACAGAAAATTGA
- a CDS encoding mechanosensitive ion channel — translation MKEMINTLLSEELIIRYIGVALKILLIGFLAFLIAGFINRRLNSRLRGLKLSHEEGKTLEKSLTIIPILQNLIKISVWSLAGVLILGELGINTAALVAGIGMFAIAIGFAAQSIIKDLIAGFLLILENLISVGDLINVGGIKGTVENVGIRYTQVRLFSGELRNIPNSELSNFGNLNKGFMRVIVNVGLAYEQDFEKALQVMGEVASLWARENHDIIIEHPTVQAITEFGASELTQGS, via the coding sequence TTGAAAGAGATGATAAATACTCTGTTGAGCGAAGAACTGATCATAAGGTACATCGGAGTCGCATTAAAGATACTGCTTATAGGGTTTCTAGCATTTCTTATAGCCGGATTCATTAATAGAAGACTGAACTCGCGTTTAAGAGGTCTGAAATTATCTCACGAAGAGGGAAAAACGCTTGAAAAGAGCCTCACAATAATTCCCATTCTCCAAAACCTGATTAAAATATCTGTGTGGAGCCTTGCGGGGGTTTTGATATTAGGTGAATTGGGGATTAACACAGCCGCCCTGGTTGCCGGGATAGGTATGTTCGCTATTGCGATCGGTTTTGCAGCACAATCGATAATTAAGGATTTGATCGCCGGGTTTTTACTTATTCTCGAGAATCTGATCTCTGTCGGGGACTTGATCAACGTAGGGGGCATTAAGGGTACGGTAGAAAACGTCGGCATCAGATATACTCAGGTCAGATTGTTTTCAGGAGAGCTGAGAAATATCCCGAACAGCGAGCTGTCGAACTTTGGTAATTTGAACAAGGGTTTTATGAGGGTGATAGTAAATGTCGGACTGGCTTATGAACAGGATTTTGAAAAGGCGCTACAGGTAATGGGAGAAGTCGCTTCACTATGGGCAAGAGAGAATCACGATATCATAATTGAGCACCCTACGGTCCAGGCGATCACCGAATTCGGCGCCAGCGAACTTACGCAAGGATCATAG